The Sciurus carolinensis chromosome X, mSciCar1.2, whole genome shotgun sequence DNA segment TTGCTAAATCACTTAAGTCTGCCATATATGCTTTAAATTTAGGATGCCAAGGTGCTAAGCACAAATCCTCACAGTGTGAGTATTGCATGCTTTTTAACTACCTGAACATACATTAGAATCTACATCAACTGTGGGCTTTTTTTTCCTCACTTGAGAGGGTGATTTATTCTATTGTCATTTTTCCATAAATTATTTGAGATTGAAGAGAAAGCATAgcattttcttccacattttcaaTTACTATACAATaagaaaattatactttaagATATTTCTTGAAATTCCCAAATAATGTTGACATGACAAAAATGTCCCAGAGCATTTGTGAATACACTTGGAATTTCTCCAGAAGGCCATAACTCTAAAGAGTAAAACTGACCCCTGAAGTCTGGGAATCTTAAGTATATTCAAGATCTAAACTTGTTCTTCCCTCTTATCATTAGGTAGAGAAGGTCAAAACTGCAGAATCTACATGGTTCTTTAAGGGTGAGATCACAGACTCAAAtttctaaatgcagaaaaaataccAGATAAATGAAAGTGGATAAAACCAAAGCTCTTCTAGTGTTTAGTCCAATATTTCAAGATTGGATTTAATGTGGTTATTAGTAATATTCAAAAAACATAGTTTTCTATTCCCACATATTGCAAGGGGCCTATCATGTGAGAACCATTTATGTAACCCCAATAACCAAGTCaactatttgatatttttaactgTTGTATTAAATACAATGATACTCTAATTACTGCCCATTTTGTGGCAAAATATATTAGAAGATGGGTTTATTTACTGAACCCAATGACTTCAACCCTTGTTGGTATCAATTACAAATCCCCCATTACTTACTTTCCTTTGAGGGaagggtatttttttcttcagtattagTTTTCTTCAGTTTTGATTTGTCAAACTTTTCCACTTCGGACAAGTCTGGTTTATCACTCATCTTGACTAaaagaaagactaaaaaaaaaaaaattaagttgccTGGCAGAACTATCATCAGAGTAACGGGTAACAGTAAAAACTGTTCTCATTTAATACCAATGTGTATTTACCTGCTGATTTTCAACAGAAGGAGTAACAGAGCTTAGAAAGGTTACACTTTTATTAGAATACTTTCAATTTTGCATCATTAGCCCATTTCTGGTAGACAGTAAATGATAGTGGAAGAATGCAGTAGAAACCAAGATGCTCTAGATACCCAGAGCCAATATGTCTGACCCTTTCCAAATCACAGCACAGGTAAAATGGAGATGAGAGAAGCACATAAGCAGGTAGGttgagaagacaaagaaaataagaagaatgGTTAGTTTTGACTAGTTAATGATTTTGTACCAGGAGCTAGCACTATTTGAGCATTTTTGCCTTCTATTcaagttctctctctttctttttttttctggcattttcCCTGGGCGATGAGgggtatcattaaaaaaaaaaaggtaatatgcAAAATTGCacccatttctttccattttaaatgtcCAAAGACACTTCAATAAGAAAGGGGGAGATTTAATCTGGTCAAAACTAATCACAGGTCTGGTAATAGCTTCTTGTGGCACAAGTTTGGTAAACATTGTAAGGAATAGCTAATTAGAATCAGACTCTGTTTGGGGTAAACCAAACAGAATTGATTCTTATTTCACCCTATTTTCTTTGCAAAAGAAGAAGCAAAGAGATGAGGCTCAGAGGTACCCTCTGAATATCCTGCATTTATTTGTCCAGGAGAGACAATGGGAGACTCCACAAACCGGAAGGGAGCTTTCCTGTGCGTGGCTGGCCCCACCCTTGTGGGGAAAGACACGTCTAGTACCCAGAACAGAATGAAGAGCcccacatcacacacacaaaaacagccAGAAGTCCCAAATATGCCTCCAGTTAAGGCCCTCTTGCCAAGCCATCGGACACCATTCTGAAAGCTTGGAAAactgaaattaacaaaataataataatattaataataataaaggcagGGCGGGGCTCATTGACGAGTTTGTCAGGAATGATTTGTCAGGAACggtttacatacatttttaagaaataatatcacTATCTGGCGCCCAGCTGAATGGTCACGGAGAGGCAAGGGTACAAGGGGCCAGCCCTAGAAGACCCATTCTGGTTGATCCCCAAACTCCTCGTCTTCGCAGTCTCGGGAACTGCATATACCACGGTCAGGCGGTTCTGGTAGTCCAGCCCCCTGGGCCTTCCAGAGACCGACTCCCAGGAGGGCTCGACATCTCACACAGAAGGTGGTGCCGCCGGGAGACAAAGGCGCGGACCCTCCTGCGACACAGACGCTAAACGCCCGCCCAACCCCCGCCTCCTCGGTTCCTGAGGGCGCGACAGACGCCCTGCGCCCTCCCGTACCCATGGTCCTCTGATTCGGATGAGACCACATGTCCTCACCTGAAGGCTTGAGTCTAGCGTGCCGCTGTCTGTTAACTGCCGCCGCGTTCACTCTGGACCAGGTTGGCGTTCCCGCGCAGAACCAGGCACTTATACGTCTATAGCAGGTCCCGCCCCCatgtccctccccagccctctgattGGATGAGGGGTCTGGGCTcgcctccctgcctgcctctgctTTAGCCCAGCAGGCCTGAGTCCACTGTTGTACGATATACTTCATCCCTCACCACAATACTTGATGACGTCCTAGGGGACCCTGCTCCAGGGAGGGCTCAACTCCCCACTTCCACTGCTTTAGTCCTGAGGGTCCACATTCTTTTCATCCCAAATACCCTCACTCCTCCACAATAGCAGGTGCCTCTGCAATAAGCAAACATCAAACCCACTTAGATTTGAATGTCTGAAACTCCAAGATTCAAGCTGAATGAGCAGTGCTTAGGCTCTCTTGGCATTTTATAGTCCATGGAGCCGAAGTTCACTGTGATGACCCAACAGTAATTTGGAAGAGGTGCTCAGTGATGTTTATTCTAATCCTCAGCCTGTAGTAGGGCTACTGCTCAGGGTAAGGATGGATGGTTCAGGGTCATTCACTCCCACAGCTAGACATTTCTGTGACAGTGGTGCCCTCCTATGTAAAAGccacattttttttcactttctctaccactgaacatgATAGCAGTCAGTATTTGAATAATCACAGAAGACTGTGCTTGGACTGTCCATctttatatccccagtccccagcaCTTTGCTTGGCCCATAGGAGACACTGGATAAAGACATGTCTGTAGTTTGAAGTAATAAATTCATGAAAGAGCACAATTTTTGAACAGCAGCACCACCCAGTGTCTATTAGGGGAGAAAAGTGAGAATCCGAGATTTTCTCGAAAGgacttcaagttcaaggtcattttCTGGGTACTCACCCAAAAACTTAGAGTGTTAAGGTAAAATGGAAGTAGAACTATATATAGCTTGGACCCTATGTTTTCTACAGGGCTCATAGATGATACTATAAAGCTACGAAGGTCAGAAATCACTATTTACAGGGATTTCTCAAAACTTTCCCACCTCACTCCATTCTGTTTTCTATGCTTTTGAGTCACTTTGTGTTAATTTCAGAGTTTTGTATGTCTTTAGAGAATTGTTTAAAATTGAAAGGCACATTTGTTCAACAGATAATACTCCATTGAATACCTACAATGTTCCAggcattaaaatgataaatacccATGTTTCTACCACTCAGATTTCAACGTTATTAATATTTAGgtacatttcattttactttcttttttgtaagTAATGAAAAATCAAGGTTTTCTTGACTTTTGTCCCATTTCCATTCAACCTTCCCCCTTTTAGAGGTAGTCCTATCCTGAATGTGATGTATAGCCTTCCAGTTCATTTCTCTAGTGTTTGAACCTGCATTTCCCAGATTATTTTATAAGGGTGAGCAACTTTTTATAAGTTTCCTGGtcatatgtatttcttcttctgtgaagtacctttttaaaatattctttacccattttttaaagttgtttgtcTTTTTAGTATTGCTTCTTGTGGACTCTATATATTCTGTATTCTAATCATTCATTTGTAgtaatttaacaaaaaaattctctGAATCTGTTGCTGGTCCTTTTTTGCATTCATACTCTATTGTTTTACAACTAGTATAACTGAAATTAACTTGTCTgaggaaaaataacttttgatATGCACACAACTTCACTTCGACAGCCATATGTCAGGAAGTGTTCTAttaggttttcaaatattttatttatgtgcaatATACATACACAAAGAATGGACATATCTTATGTATGCATCTtcttttgtcctggggattgagccacattcccagcccttttttattttgtgtttttagatagagtctcactaaattacttatggccccactaagttgctgaggttggcattgaacttgtgattctcctgcctcggcctcccaagtcgctgggattacagtaagGCACCACTGTACTGGGCTTAGGTATGCATCTTGATGAATGTTCACAAGGTGGTGAAGCCCACTTAACCAGTCCCCAGATCAGGACATGAAACATGATCGGCCCTCCAGAAGTCTCTCTTGTGCAACCTTCCAGTCACCACTATGTGCAAAGATGATAGATACTCCCCTGACAATTAGTTTTAcctccttcattttttaaataaacactgtgtgtgtgtgtgtgtgtgtgtgtgtgtgtgtgtgtgtgtcttcttttgCTCAACTTCAACTTGAggtttgtgagattcatccatgttttcaTGTGTACTTGTCATTAGTTTGGTCTCCTTTGTGTACTGTATTTCAACATATGTACGAATATACCAccgtttatttattcattctactgttgatggatattttgtctttctttctcctcccctcaccACTACTGAGATACCtctccagtcctatttatttcaattttaggGACTTTAGTTTACCTATAGTTTTGTTATGagcataaatatgtattttagtaaacatatata contains these protein-coding regions:
- the Tmsb15c gene encoding thymosin beta-15B — its product is MSDKPDLSEVEKFDKSKLKKTNTEEKNTLPSKETIQQEKECVQTS